A genomic region of Lodderomyces elongisporus chromosome 5, complete sequence contains the following coding sequences:
- the LUC7 gene encoding splicing factor (BUSCO:EOG09264D7Y), which produces MAEEQRRHIEKLMGRQGSSSSYARHSRDPGMTAPEVCKAFIVGTCPHDLFVGTKSDLGPCPNLHMPKYKLEYEYKTKKLGRTYPEIEHEYYQVLQSYVRDLDRTISVAQKRLEHTPEEREKISKVTADLDNLDAEIGLMIQELNYLIKLSTRGKYMENAENEDDSNKGEENGENGGDKAVSGSEIADASRLVKDLGHNDQTLKIIDLSIKLDAKCQERDEASKRARNIIDNVGQTSQQKLQVCDGCGAYLSRLDNDRRLADHFVGKIHLGFVQLRMAYEELRPKYRRA; this is translated from the coding sequence ATGGCAGAAGAGCAGAGAAGACATATTGAGAAGCTCATGGGTAGACAAGGACTGCTGCTGTCCTACGCTCGACATTCTCGCGATCCGGGAATGACTGCTCCAGAGGTCTGCAAAGCATTTATTGTAGGTACCTGTCCACATGATCTTTTTGTTGGAACTAAATCGGATCTTGGACCTTGTCCCAATCTACACATGCCGAAATATAAATTGGAATATGAatacaaaaccaaaaagcTTGGACGAACTTATCCAGAGATTGAACACGAATATTACCAAGTACTCCAATCATATGTCCGCGACCTTGATCGAACTATTTCAGTGGCACAAAAGAGATTGGAGCATACTCCCgaggaaagagagaaaatttCGAAAGTTACTGCGGACTTGGATAATTTGGATGCTGAGATTGGGCTTATGATTCAGGAATTGAACTATTTGATCAAACTCAGCACGCGAGGGAAGTACATGGAAAATGCCGAAAATGAGGACGACAGTAACAAGGGTGAAGAAAATGGTGAGAATGGTGGTGATAAGGCTGTTTCTGGGAGCGAAATTGCCGATGCTAGTAGGCTAGTTAAAGATCTTGGACACAATGATCAAACGTTGAAGATCATCGACCTATCTATAAAGCTAGATGCCAAATGCCAGGAAAGAGATGAGGCAAGTAAACGAGCAAGAAATATCATTGATAATGTTGGCCAGACTTCGCAGCAGAAATTACAGGTTTGTGATGGGTGTGGAGCATATCTATCTAGATTGGATAACGATCGAAGGCTTGCAGACCATTTTGTTGGGAAAATTCATTTGGGGTTCGTTCAATTAAGAATGGCGTATGAAGAATTACGGCCGAAATATAGGAGAGCCTGA
- the STE24 gene encoding zinc metalloprotease (MEROPS:MER0002635) yields the protein MKFVIDSLSFLDNPNINWKAIIVGFTVGQYVFESYLQYRQYQVLKNKSPPASIKAEVDQTTFDKSQKYSRSKAKFSIFASTVGLLQNIAVFKYDLLPKIWNWSGGLMQSAAFLLPKFMGGVITQSIIFVFTTQIMSTIFELPLSYYSHFVLEEKYGFNKQTLNIWITDKLKGIALSIVLGSPVIAGFLKIIEYFGDSFIFYLMGFFLVIMLIAMTIVPTLIMPLFNKFTPLEDGELKTAIENLAKSQKFPLKKLLVVDGSKRSSHSNAYFTGLPWSKQIVLFDTLIEHNSTEETVAVLAHEIGHWKLNHIPKMIAMQQIHFFIIFSLFGAFVRNKSLYNSFGFYKEQPILISFMLFGDILQPLECILAFAQNLLSRKHEYDADKYAQDCGYSEELSRSLIKLSNENLSGMNADWLYSSFHYSHPILPERLSALGYISKEKIVKKNVSEQTEDVEKSEKQD from the exons ATGAAGTTTGTCATTgat TCGTTGTCTTTTTTGGACAATCCAAATATTAATTGGAAGGCAATTATTGTTGGATTCACCGTGGGTCAATATGTGTTTGAGAGCTATTTGCAATACAGACAGTACCAAGTcctcaaaaacaaatcgCCTCCAGCCTCTATAAAGGCTGAAGTTGACCAGACTACGTTTGACAAGTCGCAGAAATACTCTCGTTCTAAAGCCAAGTTCTCCATCTTTGCATCAACTGTTGGTCTCTTACAAAATATAGCCGTCTTCAAATACGACTTGTTGCCCAAGATATGGAACTGGAGTGGTGGTCTTATGCAATCTGCCGCATTCTTGTTGCCCAAATTCATGGGTGGCGTTATCACACAGTCCattatttttgtctttacTACGCAAATCATGTCCACTATTTTCGAATTACCCTTGAGCTATTATAGTCATTTCGTGTTGGAGGAGAAATACGGATTTAATAAGCAGACCTTGAATATTTGGATTACTGACAAGTTAAAAGGAATTGCGCTTTCCATCGTGCTTGGGTCCCCGGTTATTGCAGGTTTTTTAAAGATTATTGAATACTTTGGTGACTCGTTCATTTTCTACTTGATgggtttctttttggttattATGTTGATTGCCATGACGATTGTTCCCACTTTGATAATGCcacttttcaacaaatttacACCATTGGAAGATGGAGAGTTAAAGACCGCTATTGAGAATTTGGCCAAGTCCCAAAAGTTCCCATTAAAGAAGTTATTAGTTGTTGACGGTTCCAAACGTTCATCGCATTCAAATGCTTATTTCACCGGTTTGCCATGGAGTAAGCAGATTGTTTTATTTGACACTTTGATTGAACACAACAGCACCGAGGAGACAGTTGCCGTCTTGGCTCATGAGATTGGACACTGGAAATTGAACCACATCCCCAAGATGATTGCAATGCAACAGATCCATTTCTTTATAATCTTTAGTCTTTTTGGAGCTTTTGTGCGTAACAAGTCATTATACAACTCCTTTGGCTTCTACAAAGAACAACCTATATTGATTAGTTTTATGTTGTTTGGTGATATATTGCAACCATTGGAGTGCATTTTGGCATTTGCACAAAATTTGCTTTCAAGAAAACACGAATACGATGCTGACAAGTACGCACAAGACTGTGGGTACTCTGAAGAATTGAGTAGATCATTGATTAAATTGTCAAATGAGAACTTGTCTGGTATGAACGCTGATTGGTTATACTCCTCGTTCCATTACTCGCACCCAATTTTGCCAGAGAGATTGAGTGCTTTGGGATACATCtccaaagaaaagattgtgAAGAAGAATGTTTCGGAACAGACTGAAGATGTAGAAAAGTCTGAAAAACAAGATTAG
- the ATP2 gene encoding atp2, beta subunit of the F1 sector of mitochondrial F1F0 ATP synthase (BUSCO:EOG09261T74), protein MVLPRLFNATSRTAVNAARSSRALATAAAKHAHGKVRAVIGAVVDVQFPNEDLPAILNALTLKNGDQDLVLEVAQHLGENTVRAIAMDGTEGLVRGTEVTDTGAPISVPVGRGTLGRIINVTGDPIDDRGPIECKKRNPIHAEPPSFIEQSTAAEVLETGIKVVDLLAPYARGGKIGLFGGAGVGKTVFIQELINNIAKAHGGFSVFTGVGERTREGNDLYREMKETGVINLEGDSKVALVFGQMNEPPGARARVALTGLTIAEYFRDEEGQDVLLFIDNIFRFTQAGSEVSALLGRIPSAVGYQPTLATDMGLLQERITTTKKGSVTSVQAVYVPADDLTDPAPATTFAHLDATTVLSRGISELGIYPAVDPLDSKSRLLDAAVVGQEHYDVATGVQQTLQAYKSLQDIIAILGMDELSEADKLTVERARKIQRFLSQPFAVAEVFTGISGKLVRLSETVKSFKEVLEGKYDHLPENAFYMVGGIEDAVAKADKMAAEAK, encoded by the coding sequence AGCCGTTATTGGTGCCGTTGTCGATGTCCAATTCCCAAATGAAGACTTGCCAGCTATTTTGAACGCTTTGACCTTGAAGAATGGTGACCAAGACTTGGTCTTGGAAGTTGCTCAACACTTGGGTGAAAACACCGTTAGAGCCATTGCTATGGATGGTACTGAAGGTTTAGTCAGAGGTACCGAAGTCACTGACACTGGTGCTCCAATCTCTGTCCCAGTTGGTAGAGGTACTTTGGGTAGAATTATCAATGTCACTGGTGACCCAATTGATGACAGAGGTCCAATTGAATGTAAGAAGAGAAACCCAATTCACGCTGAGCCACCTTCATTCATTGAACAATCCACTGCTGCTGAAGTTTTGGAAACCGGTATTAAGGTTGTCGACTTGTTGGCTCCATACGCCAGAGGTGGTAAGATTGGTTTGTTCGGTGGTGCCGGTGTCGGTAAGACTGTGTTCATCCAAGAGTTGATTAACAACATTGCCAAGGCACACGGTGGTTTCTCTGTCTTTACCGGTGTCGGTGAAAGAACCAGAGAAGGTAACGATTTGTACCGTGAAATGAAGGAAACCGGTGTCATCAACTTGGAAGGTGACTCCAAGGTCGCCTTGGTTTTCGGTCAAATGAACGAACCACCAGGAGCTAGAGCTAGAGTTGCTTTGACTGGTTTGACCATTGCTGAATACTTTagagatgaagaaggtCAAGATGTCTTGTTGTTCATTGACAACATTTTCAGATTCACCCAAGCTGGTTCAGAAGTGTCTGCTTTGTTGGGTCGTATTCCATCCGCTGTCGGTTACCAACCAACCTTGGCCACCGATATGGGTCTCTTGCAAGAACGTATTACCACTACCAAGAAGGGTTCAGTTACCTCTGTCCAAGCCGTTTACGTGCCAGCAGATGATTTGACCGATCCTGCTCCAGCCACCACCTTTGCTCACTTGGATGCCACTACTGTGTTGTCTAGAGGTATTTCAGAATTGGGTATCTACCCAGCTGTCGATCCATTGGACTCCAAGTCAAGATTGTTGGATGCTGCCGTTGTCGGTCAAGAGCACTATGACGTTGCCACTGGTGTCCAACAAACCTTGCAAGCTTACAAGTCCTTGCAAGATATCATTGCTATCTTGGGTATGGATGAATTGTCAGAAGCTGACAAATTGACCGTCGAGAGAGCTCGTAAGATTCAAAGATTCTTGTCACAACCATTCGCTGTCGCCGAGGTCTTCACTGGTATTTCCGGTAAATTGGTGAGATTGTCCGAAACCGTCAAGTCATTCAAGGAAGTTTTGGAAGGTAAGTACGACCACTTGCCAGAAAACGCTTTCTATATGGTTGGTGGTATCGAAGATGCTGTCGCTAAGGCTGACAAGATGGCTGCTGAAGCTAAATAA